In Thermosphaera sp., a genomic segment contains:
- a CDS encoding KH domain-containing protein, whose product MSGEEKGRFILGVTRLYEKLPLDRIGVLIGDDGRVKKEIEVKTRTSITIDSNTGGVVIEPTLPTTSALELMKARDIVKAIAYGFSPDRAMRLLDEDQVLVVIDVRQYVGDKPNHVTRVLGRIIGEDGKARRTLEEMTGAYISVYEPYVAIIGDYETANIAKTAVEMLIQGRRHSSVYKYVENETFTLKRRRMRELWMKPPGIGEKKESESGE is encoded by the coding sequence ATGTCTGGAGAGGAGAAGGGTAGATTCATCCTAGGCGTTACAAGGCTCTACGAGAAACTCCCTTTGGATAGGATCGGGGTTTTAATCGGGGATGATGGGAGAGTTAAGAAGGAGATAGAGGTGAAAACTAGGACCAGCATCACCATAGACTCAAACACTGGTGGAGTCGTCATCGAACCGACTCTTCCAACTACTTCAGCCCTCGAACTCATGAAGGCTAGAGATATTGTTAAGGCTATAGCGTATGGATTCAGTCCCGACAGGGCCATGAGGCTCCTCGATGAGGATCAAGTATTGGTCGTTATCGATGTTAGACAGTACGTGGGTGACAAGCCAAATCACGTTACAAGAGTTTTGGGAAGAATTATTGGAGAGGATGGAAAAGCGAGGAGGACTCTAGAAGAAATGACTGGTGCATACATCTCCGTGTATGAACCATACGTCGCGATTATCGGGGATTACGAGACAGCGAATATTGCGAAAACGGCCGTGGAGATGCTGATACAGGGTAGGAGGCACTCTTCAGTCTACAAGTACGTTGAGAACGAGACATTCACGTTGAAGAGGAGGAGGATGAGAGAGTTATGGATGAAGCCGCCGGGGATAGGCGAGAAAAAAGAATCCGAGAGCGGAGAATAG
- a CDS encoding TrkH family potassium uptake protein, producing MVLLRGFNILKTVAALFSLLGGLMMFVPLVDFLSGVSVSRVFLAFSIVLLAGGTLLVYKVKSEEGLSFIEATISSTLAWTLLPAVSAIPLSIELGIPYFDAFFESVSGFTGTGLTVLTGLDSMKPSILFWRALMQWVGELGFVVFAMVLFPFFYKYGLLMYGVERPIRIEASMYRTARRLFNIYIILTLAGTLMLYYTGMNVFDALVHSMTGIATGGMSNYDSNYDQIYRTAPLTSIPLIIIMVLGATNFLLLDKLLRGEGGQVVGNEEFKLYVSLLAFFSIITSLTVVVSNPSSIQEGIVSGVFNAISAMTTTGFNIGSINQLPYVSKLILAFSMFIGGMTFATVGGIKVMRFLILLKKLKASSVNIVTGGRAEVRVRLGGNILEDSEVASALLITVIHFTTIFVGATLIKSMVPAFDYADAFFESASASSCVGLSVGITSPLAPAGVKAVLIVLMILGRLEYLPLLMLIGYVAGRKTIKLLK from the coding sequence ATGGTGTTGTTGAGAGGATTCAACATTTTGAAAACTGTAGCTGCCTTGTTTTCACTGCTAGGCGGGCTCATGATGTTTGTACCGTTGGTTGATTTCCTGTCGGGTGTGAGTGTATCGCGGGTCTTCCTAGCTTTTTCAATAGTCCTGCTGGCGGGCGGAACCCTACTCGTCTACAAGGTTAAATCCGAGGAGGGCTTGTCATTTATCGAGGCTACTATATCCTCTACTCTAGCGTGGACTCTACTACCTGCAGTCTCAGCGATTCCTTTGTCGATAGAGCTGGGAATCCCCTATTTCGATGCGTTCTTCGAGAGCGTCTCGGGATTCACTGGAACAGGGTTAACGGTTCTCACCGGTTTAGACAGCATGAAGCCCAGCATCTTGTTCTGGAGAGCCCTTATGCAATGGGTAGGGGAGCTTGGTTTCGTCGTTTTCGCTATGGTTTTATTCCCATTTTTCTACAAGTATGGCCTTTTAATGTATGGCGTCGAGAGACCTATAAGAATAGAAGCGTCAATGTATAGAACTGCTAGGAGGTTATTCAACATCTATATAATACTGACGCTCGCGGGAACCCTCATGCTTTACTATACTGGTATGAACGTCTTCGACGCTCTCGTTCACTCTATGACGGGCATAGCTACCGGTGGGATGAGCAATTATGACAGTAACTACGACCAGATATACCGCACCGCACCGTTAACCTCCATCCCGCTGATAATCATAATGGTGCTTGGGGCGACGAACTTCCTGCTTTTAGATAAACTCTTGAGGGGGGAGGGCGGACAAGTAGTGGGGAACGAGGAGTTCAAATTATACGTGTCTCTCCTAGCATTCTTTTCCATCATAACATCTTTAACGGTTGTTGTTTCAAACCCAAGCTCCATTCAGGAGGGAATTGTTTCAGGGGTCTTCAACGCGATATCCGCTATGACCACCACCGGGTTTAACATCGGCTCGATTAACCAGCTCCCCTACGTTTCCAAGCTAATCCTAGCGTTTTCAATGTTCATTGGGGGAATGACTTTCGCCACAGTGGGCGGTATTAAAGTGATGAGATTCCTGATACTGTTGAAGAAGCTTAAGGCGTCATCGGTGAACATCGTCACAGGGGGAAGGGCGGAGGTCAGGGTTAGGCTGGGCGGCAATATTCTCGAAGACTCCGAGGTAGCGTCTGCATTGTTGATAACGGTAATCCACTTTACCACGATATTCGTTGGCGCTACTTTGATAAAGTCAATGGTCCCCGCGTTCGACTATGCCGACGCATTCTTCGAGTCGGCTTCGGCTTCTAGCTGTGTGGGTTTATCGGTTGGAATCACCTCTCCCCTTGCTCCTGCAGGGGTTAAGGCGGTTCTAATAGTCTTAATGATACTGGGCAGGCTCGAGTATCTTCCACTATTAATGTTGATAGGCTACGTTGCCGGGAGAAAGACTATTAAACTATTAAAGTAG
- a CDS encoding 60S ribosomal export protein NMD3, with protein sequence MRFCVRCGREVSEDEIIGNYCIDCYVKHQTPFKNRPRLEVTLCPKCGSWLYKGEWSLPVSTEEVFRRVALNESRRFLRDEVEALDASVLRGVHKISASEHGITLRLHLLVKGKHPIDYELEVPVKISYKPCPSCLMRSGGSHKALVQVRYEGRVDLDRLAEEVEELIVETGLASSVTDVEVVKDGVDVKFEDPVPARKLSSILGRRYGAMTTESFRSTRFDAHEGKWRGVVTISVRIPPVRKGVVVEYLGEVGVVEEVYKGLVKIRVLETGELVQTKVSSYWEGRIRVVEKAHVSGPFLVTGVDKNYVYLLREDSGEMKEVSVKPGYSHLKAGVKVLLLTIEDREYLIEESG encoded by the coding sequence ATGAGGTTTTGCGTTAGATGCGGGAGAGAGGTTTCAGAGGATGAGATCATCGGTAATTACTGCATCGATTGCTATGTTAAGCATCAAACTCCTTTTAAGAATAGGCCGAGGCTTGAGGTCACTTTATGCCCTAAGTGCGGCTCCTGGCTCTACAAGGGAGAGTGGAGCCTGCCCGTCAGCACCGAGGAAGTGTTCAGGAGGGTCGCGCTGAACGAGTCTAGAAGATTCCTCAGGGACGAGGTTGAAGCATTAGACGCTAGTGTTCTAAGAGGGGTTCACAAGATCAGCGCCAGCGAGCATGGAATAACCCTAAGACTTCACCTCCTTGTTAAAGGGAAGCATCCAATTGATTATGAGCTCGAGGTCCCGGTTAAAATCAGCTACAAGCCATGCCCATCCTGCTTGATGAGGTCCGGGGGTTCCCACAAAGCCTTGGTCCAGGTCAGATATGAGGGTAGAGTAGACCTGGATAGGCTTGCTGAAGAAGTGGAGGAGTTAATAGTAGAGACGGGCCTCGCTTCAAGCGTAACGGATGTTGAGGTCGTCAAGGATGGCGTGGACGTGAAGTTTGAAGACCCGGTACCTGCAAGAAAGCTCTCGAGCATTCTGGGTAGAAGGTATGGAGCTATGACCACCGAGTCCTTTCGCTCAACGAGATTCGACGCTCATGAGGGAAAGTGGAGGGGGGTCGTAACCATCTCGGTGAGGATACCGCCCGTGCGCAAAGGCGTCGTAGTGGAATACCTCGGGGAGGTAGGAGTTGTAGAAGAAGTATACAAGGGATTGGTTAAGATAAGGGTGCTCGAGACCGGCGAACTAGTTCAGACAAAGGTTTCCAGCTACTGGGAGGGCAGGATCAGAGTCGTCGAGAAAGCCCACGTCAGCGGCCCCTTCCTCGTAACGGGGGTTGACAAGAACTACGTATATCTTCTTAGGGAGGACAGTGGAGAGATGAAGGAGGTTTCCGTTAAGCCGGGCTATTCTCATTTAAAAGCAGGTGTCAAAGTATTATTATTGACAATAGAGGATAGAGAATACTTGATAGAGGAGAGTGGTTAA
- a CDS encoding tRNA (N(6)-L-threonylcarbamoyladenosine(37)-C(2))-methylthiotransferase, with amino-acid sequence MKVYVETYGCALNKSDEALMKQVLVERGHSLAGDPWSADAIVLNTCTVRLDTEQHMIKRIAELRRIALGKGAKLVVAGCMPAAQPYKVYKTAPEASLVSPQNAVRIYEAVEAADRVFLLNGPRVRDLIGLCFEGRIAPIPIQEGCLSNCSFCITKHARRAVVSHSIEAVVRAVEAAVAKGAVEVQLTGMDLGVYGLDLYGKRLLPELVARVSRVSGNFRIRIGMINPEHLEFILDDLIETINSDPRIYRFLHIPLQSGSDKVLKAMNRKYSIEEYRRTVLEVKRKIPDVSIATDIIVGHPLESDEDFEQTLKIIKELEFERVHFAGYSLRPNTLSAGLPPVPTKTRKERMMRLLKTVEEVGLKVREKYVGRKIPVFITEYSNTWVGRLGNYIPVVLNSDKSLGYGELVEALIERATFYDLRGLVVTV; translated from the coding sequence ATGAAGGTTTACGTGGAGACTTACGGGTGTGCCCTAAACAAGAGCGATGAAGCGTTGATGAAACAGGTTTTAGTCGAGAGAGGACACTCTCTCGCCGGGGACCCCTGGAGTGCCGACGCCATCGTACTCAATACTTGCACTGTGAGACTTGACACTGAGCAACACATGATTAAGAGGATAGCAGAGCTCCGGAGAATAGCCCTCGGGAAGGGGGCGAAACTAGTAGTAGCTGGATGCATGCCCGCGGCTCAGCCGTACAAGGTCTACAAGACCGCCCCCGAGGCAAGCCTGGTATCTCCGCAAAACGCTGTGAGGATATATGAAGCCGTGGAAGCCGCAGATAGGGTATTTCTCCTCAACGGACCCAGGGTAAGAGACCTCATAGGCCTATGTTTCGAGGGCAGAATAGCCCCAATACCAATTCAAGAGGGATGTTTGAGCAATTGCTCCTTCTGCATCACTAAGCATGCAAGAAGAGCAGTGGTAAGCCACAGCATCGAAGCAGTTGTGAGAGCTGTGGAGGCCGCTGTGGCCAAAGGAGCCGTCGAAGTCCAGCTGACCGGGATGGATCTAGGAGTCTACGGCTTAGACCTCTACGGGAAGAGGCTCCTTCCCGAGCTGGTCGCGCGGGTCTCAAGAGTCAGCGGAAATTTCAGGATTAGAATAGGTATGATTAACCCGGAGCATTTAGAGTTCATCCTAGACGATCTAATCGAGACAATCAATTCAGACCCTCGTATATACAGGTTCCTCCACATACCCCTTCAATCGGGAAGCGATAAAGTGTTGAAAGCCATGAACAGGAAGTATTCAATCGAAGAATACAGGAGAACAGTGTTGGAGGTGAAGAGAAAGATACCTGATGTAAGCATAGCCACAGACATTATAGTGGGGCACCCCCTGGAGAGTGATGAGGATTTCGAGCAAACCCTTAAGATCATCAAAGAGTTAGAGTTTGAAAGAGTGCACTTCGCAGGGTACAGTCTAAGACCCAACACGCTCTCAGCCGGGCTTCCACCCGTTCCAACAAAAACCAGAAAGGAGAGAATGATGAGGCTCCTGAAAACCGTTGAAGAAGTAGGGTTGAAGGTGCGTGAAAAATACGTTGGCCGTAAAATCCCAGTATTCATAACTGAATACTCTAATACATGGGTGGGAAGACTAGGGAATTACATCCCCGTCGTGCTAAATAGTGATAAATCCCTTGGCTACGGAGAATTGGTTGAAGCTCTCATCGAGAGGGCTACTTTCTATGATTTAAGGGGATTAGTAGTCACCGTTTAA
- a CDS encoding DUF424 family protein translates to MKDSDDQQLPGLVYVHVRVVEGEVVVSACDAELLGRVLINKEGGMKYSVDPFFYKGELKTVEEALMLLSNATTGNLVGSRIVKAAVERGLIHPEAVLVIDGVPIAFFTVI, encoded by the coding sequence ATGAAGGATTCAGATGATCAACAGCTACCCGGGCTTGTCTACGTTCACGTCCGCGTTGTCGAGGGTGAGGTAGTAGTTTCGGCGTGCGACGCAGAGCTTCTCGGCAGGGTTTTAATAAACAAGGAGGGGGGCATGAAATACAGCGTGGACCCCTTCTTTTATAAAGGAGAGCTTAAAACGGTCGAGGAAGCATTAATGCTTCTCTCAAACGCTACAACGGGAAACCTCGTGGGGAGTAGGATAGTTAAGGCTGCCGTCGAGAGAGGCTTAATCCATCCCGAGGCGGTCTTAGTAATTGATGGGGTTCCAATAGCGTTTTTCACAGTGATATAG
- a CDS encoding translation initiation factor aIF-1A, giving the protein MPKKDQGLGPGAETPLPGDDTVVCGVIRHLGGDYLLAKCMDGVDRKVRIPGKLRKRVWISEGDIILVGLWDFTPDKGEVVYKYGRSEVNKLLEKGFLTKEFIDALSEYV; this is encoded by the coding sequence TTGCCTAAGAAGGATCAAGGTCTAGGCCCCGGTGCTGAAACACCATTACCCGGAGATGACACGGTAGTTTGCGGAGTCATAAGGCATCTAGGCGGAGACTACCTACTGGCTAAATGCATGGACGGCGTCGATAGGAAGGTCAGGATCCCGGGGAAGCTTAGGAAGAGAGTTTGGATTAGTGAAGGAGACATCATCTTGGTAGGCCTCTGGGATTTCACCCCTGATAAAGGAGAAGTCGTATACAAGTATGGTAGGAGCGAGGTAAACAAGCTCCTGGAGAAGGGTTTTTTGACGAAGGAGTTCATCGACGCGCTCAGTGAATACGTATGA
- a CDS encoding serine protein kinase RIO, translated as MSDDMDRLLRRGSEEPRIKDADLYETVEEVFDSSTVLTIVSLIRKRVLKRLAGVVSAGKEARVYLGYAPDGRPLAVKIYLTSSAEFRRGILKYIMGDPRFQRAKLSDTRSIIYAWTRKEYRNLVRMKEAGVKVPQPVAFLNNVLVMEFLGEDGRRYPLLEEAYRDLEAVELESIYTLALEELEKIVCKAKLVHGDFSEFNIMVKPDLDVAVIDVSQAVDHSHPNARDFLERDVRNINRFFKNEAKINVLSEEEVLEGLLRCLERRRVDSS; from the coding sequence ATGAGCGACGATATGGATAGGCTCCTGCGGCGTGGAAGCGAGGAGCCCAGGATAAAAGATGCAGACTTGTATGAAACGGTTGAGGAAGTCTTCGACTCCTCAACAGTGTTGACCATAGTCTCCCTGATTAGGAAGAGGGTTTTGAAGCGATTGGCGGGCGTGGTCAGCGCTGGTAAGGAGGCCAGGGTTTACCTCGGATACGCTCCCGACGGGAGGCCGCTGGCCGTTAAGATATACTTGACGAGCTCAGCGGAGTTTAGACGGGGCATCTTGAAATACATAATGGGGGATCCCAGGTTTCAAAGAGCTAAGCTCAGCGACACTAGATCCATCATTTACGCCTGGACTAGGAAGGAGTACAGGAACCTTGTGAGAATGAAGGAGGCGGGAGTAAAGGTCCCGCAGCCAGTCGCGTTTCTGAACAATGTCCTGGTTATGGAATTCCTCGGCGAGGACGGCCGGAGGTATCCGCTTCTCGAAGAAGCCTACAGGGACCTGGAGGCTGTGGAGCTTGAAAGTATCTATACTTTAGCCTTAGAGGAATTGGAGAAGATTGTCTGTAAAGCTAAGCTCGTGCATGGGGATTTCTCAGAGTTCAACATCATGGTTAAGCCTGACTTGGACGTGGCGGTGATCGATGTTAGCCAGGCTGTTGATCACTCGCATCCCAATGCGAGGGATTTCCTGGAGAGGGATGTTAGAAATATTAACAGGTTTTTCAAAAATGAAGCCAAGATTAATGTATTGAGTGAGGAAGAGGTCTTAGAGGGGTTACTTAGATGTCTGGAGAGGAGAAGGGTAGATTCATCCTAG
- a CDS encoding EamA family transporter yields the protein MEDWVLYALLDAFMAALATIFAKIGLQHVDSVTATALRSVVMMIFAVGVMFAFRGTGFVSTITSREALFIILSGVAGGASWVLYFLALQKGETTPVSIIDKSSLLFVIILSILILHEEITIKKIAASALMIAAIYLLVF from the coding sequence ATGGAGGATTGGGTCTTGTACGCATTACTCGACGCGTTCATGGCCGCTCTAGCTACCATCTTCGCTAAAATAGGTCTTCAACACGTAGACTCCGTGACAGCTACCGCTTTGAGATCCGTAGTCATGATGATTTTCGCGGTTGGAGTTATGTTTGCTTTCAGGGGAACGGGCTTCGTCTCCACGATCACCTCTAGGGAGGCGTTGTTTATAATACTTAGCGGCGTGGCTGGAGGCGCTTCATGGGTTCTGTATTTCCTCGCCCTTCAAAAGGGGGAAACGACTCCCGTCTCGATAATAGATAAGTCAAGCCTCCTATTCGTGATCATATTGTCTATCCTCATACTGCATGAGGAAATAACGATTAAGAAGATAGCTGCGAGCGCTTTGATGATAGCTGCTATATACTTGTTAGTGTTCTGA
- a CDS encoding NAD-binding protein, with the protein MKILIAGGGEFAENLIRMLNPRENEIIVIEKDEARKRELESRYDILVINKNATDVEVYTNEVKMDEIDAVLALTNSDEINLLVLAIAKLHNIPIRIGRFAEEKIGELVRELQLGIPITQPKVLANLVANYISSVLTPLYLGKVGLFDLYLLGVSEGDRAAGSKIVDLEMDERVGKIILMFDGVGFKVPTGEEVLKPGDILFILSSGNEFVRYIKG; encoded by the coding sequence ATGAAGATATTGATTGCCGGGGGCGGCGAGTTCGCCGAGAATTTGATAAGAATGCTGAATCCAAGGGAGAACGAGATCATAGTGATAGAGAAGGATGAAGCTAGGAAAAGGGAGCTGGAGTCTAGGTACGATATACTAGTGATCAATAAAAATGCCACCGACGTGGAGGTCTACACCAACGAGGTCAAGATGGACGAGATCGACGCTGTCCTTGCATTAACGAACAGCGATGAGATAAATCTGCTGGTCCTAGCGATAGCGAAGCTCCACAATATTCCGATAAGGATTGGTCGGTTCGCGGAGGAGAAGATTGGAGAACTCGTGAGGGAGCTTCAACTAGGGATACCTATCACGCAGCCCAAGGTTCTGGCGAATCTCGTTGCGAACTACATATCCTCGGTTCTAACACCTCTCTACCTCGGAAAAGTTGGCCTTTTCGACCTATACTTGTTGGGAGTATCTGAGGGGGACAGGGCTGCGGGGTCTAAGATAGTGGACCTGGAGATGGATGAAAGAGTTGGCAAGATAATACTAATGTTTGATGGAGTAGGTTTCAAGGTGCCAACTGGCGAGGAGGTTTTAAAGCCCGGCGACATTCTTTTCATACTCTCCTCCGGAAACGAGTTTGTTAGGTATATTAAGGGATGA
- a CDS encoding translation initiation factor IF-2 subunit beta, whose amino-acid sequence MNSAVGYEYEELLNRALERLPSKKGSSEVFEIPRAEVLIVGGRTIVHNFSEIAEVLGRERDVVQRYFVKELGVPAFTNEAGQLLLQGKFNASVINKLIEVFVEKYVKCPTCGAVHTRLAKKGKVFIMRCEACGAETTLPAF is encoded by the coding sequence TTGAACAGCGCTGTGGGATACGAATACGAAGAGCTTTTGAATAGGGCTTTAGAGAGGCTTCCCTCGAAGAAGGGGAGCAGCGAGGTTTTCGAGATACCGAGGGCTGAAGTTTTAATAGTTGGTGGCAGGACAATCGTGCACAATTTCTCAGAGATCGCTGAAGTTCTTGGAAGGGAGAGGGATGTTGTACAGAGATACTTTGTGAAAGAGCTCGGTGTCCCTGCATTCACTAATGAGGCAGGTCAGCTCCTTCTCCAGGGAAAGTTTAATGCCTCAGTGATTAACAAGCTGATAGAGGTTTTCGTAGAGAAGTACGTGAAGTGCCCTACTTGTGGCGCCGTTCACACTAGGCTCGCTAAGAAGGGGAAGGTTTTCATCATGAGATGTGAGGCCTGCGGGGCCGAGACGACTCTACCGGCTTTTTAA